The genomic segment TTGGCTGTATCTTTTGGAGCCTCACCATGACTTATTTGCATTTTATCTGGAGTTAAATCATGGGCATGACCACCTAATTGAGTCATACCTGCTTCATGGGAGTTCCGGGTCCGGGTAGATTGTTCAAAGAACATCATGAACAAAGTTTTATCCTGAAGCAGACGATGGGGTTCACCTAAAGCAAATCTTCTTTTTAAATCCTTCGCAACATCCAATACCATATCCAATTCTTCTTTAGTCCACTCTTGAGTAGTGATAAAATGTTTACCTCTTAACAAAGAATGCATGTAAAAACCCTCCTTGTTTTTTGAAATTTAATATTATTATGTTAAAAATTTAATTTAGCTAATTTAGCAAAAATTTTGATTATTTTTTCACTAATAACCTCTATCTAACTAAGCCTTTATCATTTTGATATAAACGGTTGGAAATGCTGCATAAAACGCCGCTGCCTTAACCAGATGCTCTACAGGAATTTGATCATTTACAGAATGAGCATAAATCTCATGGGCAGGACCAAATCCTACACATGGAATATTGTGCATACCCATAATTGCTACTCCATTGGTACTAAAAGTCCACTTATCAACCTTTGGTTCAGTACCAAAAACTTCCCGGTAAGTTTCTACAGCACTCTGGATTACTGGATGATCTTCTGAAAGTACCCAGGTTGGGTAATATTTTTCTGTCTCATAAACCAATCCGGTATAGCTGGGAGTATTATATTTAAGTACTTTCACTTCAGCTTCTACACCAGCTTCTTTAATTACTTCTTTTACCTGCTGAACAGCTAATTCCTTATCTTCTCCAGCAGTTAAGCGGCGGTCTAAGTGGATATAACACTCATCTGGAACTGCACAGAGACTTGGAGTTTTACAATCTATATAGGTGACAGCAATAGTTCCCTTACCTAAGAAAGGATCATTTTTTAACCGTTCATTTAACTTCTCAATGCCCTTAATAATATCAGCCATCTTATAAACCGCATTTACACCCCGTTCTGGAGCACTACCGTGGCAGGAAACACCCTTGGTTATAACAGCCATCTCCATCCGGCCACGATGACCGCGATAGATGTTTAAATTGGTTGGTTCTGTAATAATAACACACTCAGGAACTAACTTATCTTCATTAATTATATACTGCCAACAAAGACCATCACAATCTTCTTCCTGAACACTACCAACCATCCAAACGGTATATTCTTCAGTCAGTCCCAAATCTTTAATTATTTTCCCGGCATAAACCATACTGACCATTGCACCTTCCTGGTCAGTAGCACCCCGGCCGTAAATAATACCATCTTCCATTTTACCTTCGTATGGATCCCATTCCCATTCTTCAATATCTCCAACACCAACGGTGTCAATATGAGCATCCATAGCAATCACTCGCTGACCGTTACCAATTCGACCCAAAATATTCCCCATTGGATCAATTTTAATCTCATCAAATCCAACTTTCTCCATCTCTTCTTTAATACGTTGAATTACCTTTTCTTCTTGAGTGCTTTCGCTAGGAATTCGGATTAAATCCCGCATAAACTTAACCATCTCAGCCTCATACTCTTTAGCTTTAGCATGAATTTTTTCAACCAGTTCTTCTTGTAATATCCTGGTCATTTAACTCCCCCCTTGGTTCATTTGAACTTAATGTATTACTCAATCAGCTGCTACATAAAAACAGCAGCTGATTAAAACTAGAATGCTGGCGGGGTCATACAGGAAATCCAGACCAGATCTTCATCCCCCACACTGGTAACCCGATGCGGAATCATAGAAAAGTAATAAATACTATCCCCTGGTTCCAGGTAATATACTTCTTCTCCAATTTCAATTTTCATTTTCCCCTGCAAAACTAACATACATTCTTCTCCAGGATGGGTTAGAGGTTCATCACAGGTAGATGCGCCCGGTTCTAAACGTGCTTCCATAATCTCCATCTTTCGATTTAAATCAGGAGATATCAATTCAAAGGTCAAATGAGATTCAGGGAAATTTAAAACTTTCCGTTCATTACGACGGACAACCGGATTATGTTCCTCAGTATCCAGAAGAAAATAAAAGATAGGTACATCTAAAGCATCGGCAATTTTTCTTAAAGATGTAATAGATGGTTCAGCCAACCCCCGTTCAATCTGGCTTAAAAAACTGGGGGTTCGACCTATTTTTTCAGCCAATTC from the Anoxybacter fermentans genome contains:
- a CDS encoding YgeY family selenium metabolism-linked hydrolase, whose amino-acid sequence is MTRILQEELVEKIHAKAKEYEAEMVKFMRDLIRIPSESTQEEKVIQRIKEEMEKVGFDEIKIDPMGNILGRIGNGQRVIAMDAHIDTVGVGDIEEWEWDPYEGKMEDGIIYGRGATDQEGAMVSMVYAGKIIKDLGLTEEYTVWMVGSVQEEDCDGLCWQYIINEDKLVPECVIITEPTNLNIYRGHRGRMEMAVITKGVSCHGSAPERGVNAVYKMADIIKGIEKLNERLKNDPFLGKGTIAVTYIDCKTPSLCAVPDECYIHLDRRLTAGEDKELAVQQVKEVIKEAGVEAEVKVLKYNTPSYTGLVYETEKYYPTWVLSEDHPVIQSAVETYREVFGTEPKVDKWTFSTNGVAIMGMHNIPCVGFGPAHEIYAHSVNDQIPVEHLVKAAAFYAAFPTVYIKMIKA
- a CDS encoding helix-turn-helix domain-containing protein; its protein translation is MQLGQKIRHKRQEKGLSLTELAEKIGRTPSFLSQIERGLAEPSITSLRKIADALDVPIFYFLLDTEEHNPVVRRNERKVLNFPESHLTFELISPDLNRKMEIMEARLEPGASTCDEPLTHPGEECMLVLQGKMKIEIGEEVYYLEPGDSIYYFSMIPHRVTSVGDEDLVWISCMTPPAF